The region TCCCGGGGCCGACAGAGGTCCTTATTGTCGCAGATGAGACCGCCGACCCAGAGGTCGTCGCACTCGACCTCCTCTCCCAGGCAGAACACACAGAGACGTCACAGCCCGTCCTGGTCACGACCGACCGTGAGTTAGGTGAGCAGACGCTCGACGAGATCGAATCGTGGCTACCACAACTCGACACCGAAGAGACGGCCCGGAAGTGCTGGAATCAGAACGGGCAGATCGTGCTTGCCGAGGACGATGCAGAAGCGGTCACGATCGCCGACGAGTACGCGATCGAACACGTCCAGATCATGACGGAGGCGCCCCGTGATATTCTCGAGCAGATGAGTAACTACGGCGGTGCGTTCCTCGGTGAGAACGCGCCAGTAGCCTTCGGCGATAAGATCACTGGCCCCGATCATATCCTCCCGACACACGGAACAGCACGATTCAACGGCGGGTGCTGGATCAGTTCGTACATGAAGACGATCACACACCAGGAGCTGACAGCGGAAGGTGCTGCACACCTGTCGGAGTACGCGGCTCGTATCTCGGAGATGGAAGGGATGCACGGACATCAACTATCGGCCGAGATACGACCAATCTCTGATGACTGAAATCGACCGGAAGCGGCTACGACTACCGATCTGGGTTGCTCCATCGTAACCCCGAGTCGGTTCGTCCCGGATCGACAGTTTCGATCTGTATGCGTGGTGAGCGTTTTCGAGGAGTGGTCCCCGTTAGCAGAAGAGCACGGGCGAGTTGGAACGCTCTCGGAGACGTGGTGGGCCTCGCCACGACCGCAGACCCCGGCTACGCCTCTTCGCAGTCTGTAGCGTCTGATTTTCAGAATATCTTCAATCTCGACTGGCAACCGAAGCGTGGCCGACGACCCCCGATATATATGATCGTTAATTATTAATACTATGGCCATGTGTTGCTTACCATGCCGACTATTAACAGACGGCAATACATCAAAGGTGTCGGTGCCGCAAGTAGCGTCGCTCTCGCTGGATGCAGCGGAGAGAACCAGGGTTCCGGGAGCGGTGATGGAGGCAGTGGGGACGGCGGCAGTGAACAGGACGGAGCGTCGACGTCGAATGCTGGCGGAACTACATACGAACTGAACGTCGCAACCGCCTACAAACTGGGGACTACGGAGGAGTACCCAGTGATGCAACAGGCGTTCAAAGAGAACGTCGAGGAAGCTTCCGATGGCCGCATCTCGGTCAAGCTTCACCCCAATGGGGTTCTCGGTGCAGGAACTGAACTTGCCGAGAAGGTTCAGACGGGAACGGTCGAGGCCGCACAGTTCTCGTTCTCGAACTTCTCCCCGTATGCATCGGCAGTCGATCTGGTCAACCTCCCTTACTTCGCGGGGACGAACCAGCAGTTCGTCAACCTGGTTACCAGCGATGCATGGGAAAACAACGTCCACAACAATGTCCGGGAGAACGGGTTCGAACCGCTGTTCTACCTCGTCATCGATCCGCGGGCTATCGGTGTCGGTAAAGGGAAGGATGCGGTGCTGACGCCGGAAGATATGGCCGGTTTCAAACATCGAATTCCTGGGTCACAGATCCTCGAAGAAGCCTGGAAGATGGTCGGAGCGAACCCGACGCCGATCGCCTGGGGAGAAACGCCGTCTGCAATCGAGGAGGGGGTCGCCGATTCGCTTCACGTCTCCATCGAAGCGTTCGTGACGTTCGGTTTCAGCGATCTCGTCTCACACATCACCCGGACACAGATGGTAGAAGATGCTCAGGTATACGCGATGAACGAGAAATGGTACAGCGATCTTCCGAGTGACCTACAGAGCGCTGTGGATGACGCCTCCGAGAAGACGTTCCAGGACAATCTCAACCAGGTGCCCAAATCACGTGAGAACTCCATGGCCAAACTGGAAGAGGCGGGCGTCGAAGTCCACGACCTGTCCGACTCGCAGCTACAGAAGTGGAAGGACAAAGCTGGCTACCAGCGCTCCGAGTGGGACAGCTGGAAAAAGAAACTGGCGGGCGACATGGAGACGTTCAAGAAGCTAGAACAGGCAAAAGAGCAGAAGAGCGATTTCGAAGTCCCGAACTAGCACAGTAGTTTTAAATCGACGTATCATCATCATCGACCATGCTCGAAAACCTGCAAACCAACGTCCGCTCAAACCCGATGGGACGGCGGATAGCGTCAGCCGGTGGATTACTGAACGAACATCTCGAGAGGTATCTCCTTCTCTCGATCTACGTGTACATCATCGCGATAATTGGTATCGAGGTCTTCCGCCGGTTCGTTCTGAACAACGCCAGCATCTGGGGCGAAGAGACGGCTCGGTTCATGTTCATCTACCTCACCTGGATCGGTGCGAGCTGGGGAGTCCACAAACGGCTGCATATCCGAATCGACATCCTCCACCAGTACGTCTCGGAGCGGACGACGGGACTCTTGTACATTCTGGGCGACATCGTGATGCTTGCCTTCGTCGTCGTCGCGATCCAGTGGACGATTCCACAACTCCAGACGCTCCTCGAATTCGGTGGCGCAACCCAGGCGTTGCGAGTCAACAAAATCTACTTCCAGGTCGCAGTCCCGATCGGAATGGGGCTGCTTACAGTACGCATCTTACAGGCACTGTACCGAGATGTCAAGGACGTCTTGGCCGGCCGAGAAGTGTACAAAGGGGAGCAACTCTTCGCATAACCATGGTTTCAACAGCTGTCCTCGGGATTCTCGCTTTCACTGCACTCCTCATCCTCATAGGTATCCCGATCTTTGCGTCACTCGGCATCGGAGGGTATCTGTTGTTGGAAGTGACGGGAATCCTTCCGACTATCCTCCTCGGGCAAACTCTGTTCACCGGCCTCAATGCGTTCGCTCTCATCGCGGTTCCCCTCTTCATCCTCACCGGGGACGCGATCGTCGAGACGGGGTTATCCCACAAGCTACTGAACTTCACTCAGAGCGTCTTCGGTGGGTTCCGGACCGGGATGGGTACTGCCACCCTCTTCGGTTGTGGGCTGTTCGCGGCGATCAGTGGATCGAACGCGTCCGATGCGGCGGCTCTGGGCCGGATCACACTTGATCGGCTTGAGGACCGAGGCTATCCACGCTCGTATGGCTGTTCACTGGTTGCGAGTGGCGCTTCGACCGGTATCCTCATCCCGCCCAGCATCTCCTACATCATCGTGGGCCTCGTGTTCGGTATCTCAGCGTCTACCCTGTTCCTAGCTGCACTGATCCCGGGTGTAGCCATTCTCCTCGGCATGGTCGTGATGAACGTATTAGTGAACAGGTATCAGGGGTACGAGACCGGTACCGGTCATCCTGAAGTCACCGATGTCGCGTTCAGTCTGTGGGACGCGAAGTACGGGCTACTGATTCCGTTCATTATTCTGGGCGGAATCTACAGTGGGACGTTCACCCCGACGGAAGCATCTTCCGTTGCCGTGATTACGACTATCATCATCGGAATCGGACTACAAACTCTATCTCTGCCGCAGTTCCCGGAGATGCTGGAA is a window of Haloarcula pelagica DNA encoding:
- a CDS encoding TRAP transporter substrate-binding protein, giving the protein MPTINRRQYIKGVGAASSVALAGCSGENQGSGSGDGGSGDGGSEQDGASTSNAGGTTYELNVATAYKLGTTEEYPVMQQAFKENVEEASDGRISVKLHPNGVLGAGTELAEKVQTGTVEAAQFSFSNFSPYASAVDLVNLPYFAGTNQQFVNLVTSDAWENNVHNNVRENGFEPLFYLVIDPRAIGVGKGKDAVLTPEDMAGFKHRIPGSQILEEAWKMVGANPTPIAWGETPSAIEEGVADSLHVSIEAFVTFGFSDLVSHITRTQMVEDAQVYAMNEKWYSDLPSDLQSAVDDASEKTFQDNLNQVPKSRENSMAKLEEAGVEVHDLSDSQLQKWKDKAGYQRSEWDSWKKKLAGDMETFKKLEQAKEQKSDFEVPN
- a CDS encoding TRAP transporter small permease, which encodes MLENLQTNVRSNPMGRRIASAGGLLNEHLERYLLLSIYVYIIAIIGIEVFRRFVLNNASIWGEETARFMFIYLTWIGASWGVHKRLHIRIDILHQYVSERTTGLLYILGDIVMLAFVVVAIQWTIPQLQTLLEFGGATQALRVNKIYFQVAVPIGMGLLTVRILQALYRDVKDVLAGREVYKGEQLFA
- a CDS encoding TRAP transporter large permease, yielding MVSTAVLGILAFTALLILIGIPIFASLGIGGYLLLEVTGILPTILLGQTLFTGLNAFALIAVPLFILTGDAIVETGLSHKLLNFTQSVFGGFRTGMGTATLFGCGLFAAISGSNASDAAALGRITLDRLEDRGYPRSYGCSLVASGASTGILIPPSISYIIVGLVFGISASTLFLAALIPGVAILLGMVVMNVLVNRYQGYETGTGHPEVTDVAFSLWDAKYGLLIPFIILGGIYSGTFTPTEASSVAVITTIIIGIGLQTLSLPQFPEMLERSALVNGVISPIIAIALLFSQILSALGIPEALVSAIIGTTSNFYLVTLIMIVLLFMAGAIMETTPNILVLGPLLLPVGERIGMDPVHFSVFFISALAVGFITPPIGLNLYVMSGVSGESITDIAKTAVPFMIAMLGIILLIAWFPILSMWGI